A genomic window from Luteolibacter sp. LG18 includes:
- a CDS encoding sigma-70 family RNA polymerase sigma factor — protein MSDDDDDKQRDEMLAQAYAKTRKSLIARLDNWEDQKTWDEFYQTYWRLIYAVAIKSGLRADEASDCVQETILSIAKQSKRNLYDPEQGSFKTWLMNMTRWRINDQFRKRKKDTAMSGGDWEDDRKTAVIDRFEDPKGDLLARLWDVEWKKNVADAALARVKAQVSPKQYQIFHYYVVKQWDAKKVQDHLNVSMAQVYLAKHRVGSVLKKELSRLEEDAE, from the coding sequence ATGTCCGACGACGACGATGACAAGCAGCGCGACGAAATGCTCGCGCAGGCGTACGCCAAGACGCGGAAGAGCCTGATCGCCCGCCTGGACAACTGGGAGGACCAGAAGACCTGGGACGAGTTTTACCAGACCTACTGGCGGCTCATTTACGCGGTGGCGATCAAGTCCGGCCTGCGGGCGGACGAGGCCTCCGACTGCGTCCAGGAAACGATCCTTTCCATCGCGAAGCAGAGCAAACGGAACCTCTACGATCCCGAGCAGGGCTCGTTCAAGACCTGGCTCATGAACATGACCCGCTGGCGCATCAACGACCAGTTCCGCAAGCGCAAGAAGGACACGGCGATGAGCGGCGGGGATTGGGAGGACGACCGCAAGACCGCGGTGATCGATCGTTTCGAGGACCCGAAGGGCGACCTGCTGGCGCGCCTGTGGGACGTGGAGTGGAAGAAAAACGTCGCGGACGCGGCGTTGGCGCGGGTGAAGGCCCAGGTTTCGCCAAAGCAGTACCAGATCTTCCACTATTACGTGGTGAAGCAATGGGACGCGAAGAAGGTGCAGGACCACCTGAATGTGAGCATGGCGCAAGTCTATCTCGCCAAGCACCGGGTGGGTTCTGTATTGAAAAAGGAGCTGTCCCGTCTGGAAGAAGATGCCGAGTAA
- a CDS encoding SUMF1/EgtB/PvdO family nonheme iron enzyme encodes MPSKTRPDPIIPDHEVLRKIGGGAYGEVWLARGVTGALRAVKIVWREDFEDARGFEREFEGILKFEPISRDHPGLVNILHVGRSPDGTSFYYYVMELGDDVRSGSDINPVEYEPRTLRADTKQAAGVRMETNLCIDVGLRLAEALDHLHERGLAHRDVKPANVIFVNGKAKLADIGLVATRDQRTFVGTEGFVPPEGPGSAQADVYSLGKVLYEIATGKDRLDFPELPDELPPTEERKRWLDLNKIICDTCDPHLSRRKISSASELADALRRLQRGKRRRRSGMGAWVTSLILGSFVVLGGWEAFKDTPWVQQLVADAPPDVPPEPVPVRMGQIRIVSYPEGADVIGIGGQRLGVTPLNQSEPVGTEVEYTVVKDHYTSLKLRETVPASAVNEPLRLGGEMQSFTPPEIGQTWKNRNENFLPVGEGHLSTGFVSEKNWKEFTSKSNQPNLVFKILTASENGQPVKVVLADQKSSDSYCDWLRSDAIQGGRLTDQHEMQVRPEENFNDPADVAGSEQAKAAGLRPFHVLVRLIPYGRIVITTNPSGAYVLLNNKPIGDTTVPLEYSRVKPGKFSLNVALEGYKPWTQEPVMEENGSLTFNLVMEENKGVRLDRPWKNSLGMQFVPVGAERELMVSIWETRIADYEEYKPELKRNQRNNKDKDAKNHPIAGVSREAAKDFCVWLTKKERKEERITYSHEYRLPTDLEWSQIAGLNELANHTPEWRDVHAAHVFPWGPNWPPPDGFANLADVSAAGGRGMQPDRVIPGYKDGFERTAPVGSFPPSHVYAGDKQYDIFDLCGNVYEWVSDDLKPVVPPHTHYGVLRGGSWSSFQPSNLYTGYRNAVPPTIADDIYGFRVVLAKIPMKTENDEESTTDPDNG; translated from the coding sequence ATGCCGAGTAAAACACGTCCCGATCCGATCATTCCCGACCATGAGGTCCTGCGGAAAATCGGTGGCGGAGCGTACGGTGAGGTTTGGCTGGCCCGCGGGGTGACCGGGGCGTTGCGCGCGGTGAAGATCGTGTGGCGGGAAGACTTCGAGGACGCTCGCGGTTTCGAGCGCGAGTTCGAGGGCATCCTCAAGTTCGAGCCGATTTCCCGCGACCACCCGGGGCTGGTGAACATCCTGCACGTGGGCCGCAGTCCGGACGGCACCTCGTTTTATTACTACGTGATGGAGCTGGGCGACGATGTCCGCTCCGGCTCCGACATCAACCCGGTGGAATACGAGCCGCGCACGCTGCGCGCGGACACCAAACAGGCCGCCGGGGTGCGGATGGAGACGAACCTGTGCATCGACGTGGGCCTGCGTCTCGCCGAGGCACTGGACCACCTGCACGAGCGCGGGCTGGCGCACCGCGACGTGAAGCCGGCGAACGTCATTTTCGTCAACGGCAAGGCGAAGCTCGCGGACATCGGCCTGGTGGCCACGCGCGACCAGCGGACGTTCGTGGGCACGGAGGGCTTCGTGCCGCCGGAGGGCCCGGGTTCGGCGCAGGCGGATGTCTACAGCCTGGGCAAGGTGCTCTACGAGATCGCCACCGGAAAGGACCGCCTCGATTTCCCGGAGCTGCCGGACGAGTTGCCACCGACGGAGGAGCGGAAGCGCTGGCTCGATCTCAACAAGATCATCTGTGACACCTGCGATCCCCACCTTTCGCGACGAAAGATCAGTAGTGCCTCGGAGTTGGCGGACGCCCTGCGGCGGCTCCAGCGTGGCAAGCGCCGCCGCCGGTCCGGGATGGGGGCGTGGGTAACCTCGCTGATCCTGGGCTCCTTCGTGGTGCTTGGCGGCTGGGAGGCATTCAAAGACACGCCGTGGGTCCAGCAACTGGTGGCCGACGCACCGCCCGACGTTCCCCCGGAGCCCGTGCCGGTGCGCATGGGCCAGATCCGGATCGTCAGCTATCCGGAGGGCGCGGACGTGATCGGCATCGGCGGGCAGCGGCTCGGCGTGACGCCGCTGAACCAGTCCGAGCCGGTGGGCACGGAGGTGGAGTACACGGTGGTGAAGGACCACTACACCAGCCTCAAGCTGAGGGAGACGGTGCCGGCATCGGCGGTGAACGAACCGTTGCGGCTCGGTGGCGAGATGCAGAGTTTCACCCCGCCGGAGATCGGCCAGACGTGGAAGAACCGGAACGAGAATTTCCTGCCGGTGGGCGAGGGTCACCTTTCGACCGGTTTTGTCAGCGAGAAGAACTGGAAGGAGTTTACCAGCAAGTCGAACCAGCCGAACTTGGTCTTCAAGATCCTGACGGCCTCCGAGAACGGCCAGCCGGTGAAGGTGGTGCTGGCCGACCAGAAGAGCTCGGACTCGTATTGCGACTGGCTCCGCAGCGATGCCATCCAAGGCGGGCGCCTCACCGACCAGCATGAGATGCAGGTGCGCCCCGAGGAGAACTTCAACGACCCGGCCGATGTCGCGGGCAGCGAGCAGGCGAAGGCGGCGGGGCTGAGGCCGTTCCACGTCCTCGTGCGATTGATCCCCTACGGACGGATCGTGATCACCACCAATCCCTCTGGAGCCTATGTACTGCTGAACAACAAGCCGATCGGCGACACCACCGTTCCGCTGGAGTATTCGAGGGTCAAGCCGGGCAAATTCTCCCTGAACGTGGCGTTGGAAGGCTACAAGCCGTGGACACAGGAGCCGGTGATGGAGGAAAATGGCAGCCTGACCTTCAATCTGGTGATGGAGGAGAACAAGGGCGTGCGCCTCGACCGGCCATGGAAGAACAGCCTGGGCATGCAGTTCGTGCCGGTCGGCGCGGAGCGCGAGCTGATGGTGTCGATCTGGGAGACGCGGATCGCGGACTACGAGGAATACAAGCCGGAGCTGAAGCGGAACCAGCGGAACAACAAGGACAAGGACGCCAAGAACCACCCGATCGCGGGGGTGAGCCGTGAGGCCGCGAAGGATTTCTGCGTGTGGCTCACCAAGAAGGAACGGAAGGAGGAGCGCATCACCTACTCCCACGAATACCGGCTGCCGACCGACCTGGAATGGAGCCAGATCGCGGGGCTGAACGAGCTGGCCAACCATACGCCGGAATGGCGGGATGTCCACGCCGCGCACGTTTTCCCATGGGGGCCGAACTGGCCGCCGCCGGATGGCTTCGCGAACCTCGCCGATGTTTCCGCTGCAGGAGGGCGTGGCATGCAGCCGGACCGGGTGATCCCCGGTTACAAGGATGGCTTCGAGCGCACCGCTCCGGTGGGGTCGTTCCCGCCGTCCCACGTTTACGCCGGGGACAAGCAATACGACATCTTCGATCTGTGCGGAAACGTTTACGAGTGGGTATCGGACGATCTCAAGCCGGTCGTGCCGCCGCATACCCACTACGGCGTGCTGCGCGGGGGCTCGTGGAGCAGCTTCCAACCGAGCAATCTCTACACCGGCTACCGCAACGCGGTGCCGCCCACGATCGCGGATGATATTTACGGATTCCGGGTGGTGCTTGCCAAAATCCCGATGAAGACGGAGAACGACGAGGAATCCACGACCGATCCCGACAATGGTTGA
- a CDS encoding OsmC family protein, with amino-acid sequence MVEIRIDYEGDLHCNALHVPSGNRIATDAPVDNNGRGEAFSPTDLVATALGACMATVIGIVARRKEIPVEGMKVVARKHMSEDQPRRISKIELDIDVPLSADHPERKVLESAARGCPVHHSIHPDIEVVMNWRWNG; translated from the coding sequence ATGGTTGAAATCCGCATCGATTACGAAGGAGACCTGCACTGCAACGCGCTCCATGTGCCCTCCGGCAACCGCATCGCCACCGACGCGCCGGTGGACAACAACGGCCGCGGCGAGGCCTTCTCGCCGACCGACCTCGTCGCCACCGCTCTGGGTGCCTGCATGGCCACCGTGATCGGCATCGTGGCACGCCGGAAGGAGATCCCGGTGGAGGGGATGAAGGTGGTGGCCCGCAAGCACATGTCGGAAGACCAGCCGCGACGGATCTCCAAGATCGAACTCGATATCGACGTGCCGCTTTCCGCCGATCATCCGGAGCGCAAGGTGCTGGAAAGCGCCGCCCGCGGCTGCCCGGTGCACCATTCGATCCACCCGGACATCGAGGTGGTGATGAACTGGCGCTGGAATGGCTGA
- the ftsY gene encoding signal recognition particle-docking protein FtsY translates to MQPAIDRGPLRDTLPRTRTMAGFFKSLFNKITNRAEIDWDELEADLIGADLGVRPAGAIIDELKDLGRKISAEDVVETARRHLSAKLPADAPALAPRPDGKPFVILVVGVNGTGKTTSTAKLGNWLKKKGHPVVLAAADTFRAAAVEQLQRWGDRLGLPVVKGAPNADPSSVCYNAHQKAISDGAHFLLCDTAGRIHTRHNLMEELTKIRRTIAKQDETAPHLTLLVVDATTGSNALQQAKEFHKASPLDGLVVTKLDGSGKGGIAVTIHDQLGIPPRFIGTGEEPDAFSVFEKDKFVQEIL, encoded by the coding sequence GTGCAACCGGCCATTGACCGCGGCCCGCTCCGGGATACTCTCCCGCGCACCCGCACCATGGCTGGCTTCTTCAAATCCCTCTTCAACAAGATCACCAATCGCGCCGAAATCGATTGGGATGAACTCGAGGCCGATCTGATCGGCGCGGACCTGGGCGTGCGTCCGGCTGGCGCGATCATCGACGAGCTGAAGGATCTCGGCCGCAAGATTTCCGCCGAGGATGTCGTCGAAACCGCCCGCCGGCACCTTTCGGCGAAACTTCCCGCCGATGCCCCGGCCCTTGCGCCGCGTCCGGATGGCAAGCCGTTCGTGATCCTCGTCGTGGGCGTCAATGGCACCGGCAAGACCACCTCCACCGCGAAGCTCGGAAACTGGCTGAAGAAAAAGGGCCACCCGGTGGTGCTCGCCGCCGCCGATACCTTCCGCGCCGCCGCCGTCGAGCAGCTCCAGCGCTGGGGCGACCGCCTCGGCCTGCCGGTGGTGAAGGGCGCGCCGAACGCCGATCCCTCCTCGGTATGCTACAACGCCCACCAGAAGGCGATTTCCGATGGCGCGCACTTCCTGCTCTGCGACACCGCGGGCCGCATCCACACGCGCCACAACCTGATGGAGGAGCTGACGAAAATCCGCCGCACCATCGCCAAGCAGGACGAAACCGCGCCGCACCTCACGTTGCTCGTGGTCGACGCCACCACCGGCTCGAACGCGCTCCAGCAGGCGAAGGAATTCCACAAGGCCAGCCCGCTCGATGGACTGGTGGTCACCAAGCTCGACGGCTCCGGCAAGGGCGGCATCGCCGTAACCATCCACGACCAGCTCGGCATCCCGCCGCGCTTCATCGGCACCGGCGAAGAGCCCGACGCCTTCTCGGTGTTCGAGAAGGACAAGTTCGTGCAGGAGATTTTGTGA
- a CDS encoding DUF5690 family protein, with amino-acid sequence MGKDGLVARWQRKLDDSAFWLAVHAALAAFTAYFCTYAFRRPFSAAGYADVEFGWSWLSPHLTPKTVFVIAQLIGYGVAKFWGMKFCSEIRRDQLGRATLGMIGLAWLALLGFAVLPLPLKIVAIFLNGIPLGTVWGLIVRQLEGRKVSELLLAALSCSYILASGEVKRVGQWLMAHGVTEFWMPFVTGGLFVPLLFVAVWMLGLLRPPGQEDILERSARGQLDHEGRHAFLKRFLPGLVLLCLVYLFLTAYRDFRDNYQSDLFAEMGIHDPAAFSRTERPVAFGVMAALALIFLVKDNRAALRWVYGLMIGGLVLLGGSTWLYAQGRLGGEMWMIATGLGAYLAYVPFGSVLFDRTIAATRFQGTAVFAIYVADALGYTGSVVVQLYRDFFAPKETWLGFFQGFSTAMAIGGVPLMAIAMVYFLRWKPRGECS; translated from the coding sequence GTGGGCAAGGACGGACTGGTGGCGCGATGGCAGCGGAAGCTCGATGACTCGGCGTTCTGGCTGGCCGTCCATGCCGCCTTGGCGGCCTTCACCGCGTATTTCTGCACCTACGCCTTTCGTCGCCCGTTCAGCGCGGCGGGTTACGCGGATGTGGAGTTTGGCTGGAGCTGGCTGAGCCCGCACCTCACTCCGAAAACGGTGTTCGTGATCGCCCAGCTCATCGGCTACGGCGTGGCGAAGTTCTGGGGCATGAAGTTCTGCTCGGAGATCCGCCGCGACCAGCTCGGGCGGGCGACGCTCGGGATGATCGGGCTCGCGTGGCTGGCGCTGCTGGGGTTCGCGGTGCTGCCGCTGCCGCTGAAAATCGTGGCGATCTTCCTGAACGGCATCCCGCTGGGAACGGTGTGGGGATTGATTGTGCGGCAACTGGAGGGGCGGAAGGTGTCCGAGCTGCTGCTGGCTGCGCTCTCCTGCTCCTACATCCTTGCCAGCGGCGAGGTGAAGCGCGTGGGCCAGTGGTTGATGGCGCACGGCGTGACGGAATTCTGGATGCCCTTCGTGACTGGCGGGCTGTTCGTGCCGCTCCTGTTCGTGGCGGTGTGGATGCTCGGCCTGCTGCGGCCACCGGGTCAGGAGGACATCCTGGAACGGTCGGCACGTGGGCAGCTCGATCACGAGGGGCGGCACGCGTTCCTGAAGCGCTTTCTGCCGGGGCTGGTGCTGCTGTGCCTCGTGTATCTCTTCCTCACCGCCTACCGCGATTTCCGGGACAACTACCAGAGCGACCTGTTCGCCGAGATGGGCATCCATGATCCGGCGGCGTTCTCGCGCACCGAGCGGCCGGTGGCCTTCGGCGTGATGGCGGCGCTGGCGTTGATCTTCCTGGTGAAGGACAACCGCGCCGCGCTGCGCTGGGTTTACGGGCTGATGATCGGAGGCCTGGTGCTGCTCGGCGGCTCGACGTGGCTTTACGCGCAGGGACGGCTCGGCGGGGAAATGTGGATGATCGCCACCGGCCTCGGCGCGTATCTGGCCTACGTGCCCTTCGGCAGCGTGTTGTTCGACCGCACCATTGCCGCGACCCGGTTCCAGGGCACGGCGGTGTTCGCGATCTACGTGGCGGACGCGCTCGGCTACACCGGCTCGGTGGTGGTGCAGCTCTACCGCGATTTCTTCGCGCCGAAGGAAACGTGGCTCGGGTTCTTCCAAGGCTTCAGCACCGCGATGGCGATCGGCGGAGTGCCGCTGATGGCCATCGCGATGGTGTATTTCCTGAGGTGGAAGCCGCGGGGGGAATGTAGCTGA
- a CDS encoding fibronectin type III domain-containing protein, with translation MNRAQFLRLSALGTLGLATRGFALPAGYTGIPAGIRPYLQVPRPDSIWVSWFSDNAPAGLIEWGTSPETLVNSIAADLDILGTGYNYHAGRITGLSPNSYYYYRVSNGATVSEVFRFRTPPPVGTKTGRMRVLVMGDNQIIAENRYEKLIACAKAKIESTYNKPIEEVVDFILMPGDQVDVGTLDHYRNLHFKQCGLISPNIPIMTTIGNHETYYDTGMNLYSRIFRYEDINYGGVTSPGGEKYYSYQLANIAFIHTSSEHTGTEQKGWVRSLVDTLKTDTTADLCISVCHRPYQAEQYVGDISGWFRTDIMPMLAETEKHVLNIGAHHHLYARGQTREWPVYHIISGGTAWDQYWGQSTESDFDDVQKTIAHWAWQLMDFDLAARRMDVTCYAEANVKLPAATRWDYNSRVIDSFHRQLGLALPSQPSLTNTFAGTVTLPLSLQSTAFATSTAETLNSTWFQVATDAAFTSLKVDKIRDFENMYGDTGAPLYEPVNINAGLNLLQFPIAANSLPNGSYYTRVRHRDSNAAWSAWSAAKTFEVTGSVVADPKLTLAKKVYPFAEDFSVVYENGPGNAKDWVGIYKKGQTAGSSTPSTTWKYVTGKSGTLNFTTDLAAGQEWYAAFFSNDSYTEIAPRVPFYVGSTPVLTTDKAAYAQGETVNVSFTNAPGSTKDWIGIYKVGQTPGTSGVLSTAYQYTPAASGTKAFANLAKGYYYAVYLVNDGYFEISQRVAFSVGSQISGVSMASNQVPAGQDFTVNFTNGPGIPKDYLGIFKQGQTPGVDVLTAYLYFDGKTNGSATFHLPNLSPGDYFVAMYTNDSYTEVSNRFNFTVTAPAPLKMEQSSIEGNQMRLRWSSQPGKNYTVQRSHDMNTWVPVRTVVPSGASHEEFVDFDRSVNPNCFFRILLQE, from the coding sequence ATGAATCGCGCCCAATTCCTCCGTCTGTCCGCCCTCGGCACCCTCGGTCTCGCCACGCGGGGCTTCGCATTGCCCGCCGGCTACACCGGCATTCCTGCCGGCATCCGCCCGTATCTCCAGGTCCCCCGCCCCGATTCCATCTGGGTCTCGTGGTTCAGCGACAATGCCCCCGCCGGTCTGATCGAATGGGGCACCTCACCGGAAACGCTGGTCAATTCCATCGCCGCGGATCTCGACATCCTCGGCACCGGCTACAACTACCACGCGGGCCGTATCACCGGGTTGTCGCCGAACAGCTATTACTACTACCGCGTCAGCAACGGCGCGACCGTTTCCGAGGTCTTCCGCTTCCGCACCCCGCCGCCGGTGGGCACGAAGACCGGCCGCATGCGCGTGTTGGTAATGGGTGACAACCAGATCATCGCCGAAAACCGCTACGAGAAACTGATCGCCTGCGCGAAGGCGAAGATCGAGTCGACCTACAACAAGCCGATCGAGGAAGTCGTCGACTTCATCCTGATGCCGGGCGACCAGGTGGACGTCGGCACGCTCGACCACTACCGGAACCTGCACTTCAAGCAGTGCGGGCTGATCTCGCCGAACATCCCGATCATGACCACCATCGGGAACCACGAGACCTACTACGACACCGGCATGAACCTCTACAGCCGGATCTTCCGCTACGAGGACATCAACTACGGCGGAGTCACCAGCCCGGGCGGCGAGAAATACTACTCCTACCAGCTCGCGAACATCGCCTTCATCCACACCAGCAGCGAACACACCGGCACGGAGCAGAAGGGCTGGGTGCGCTCGCTGGTGGACACGCTCAAGACCGACACCACCGCCGACCTCTGCATCAGCGTCTGCCACCGCCCCTACCAGGCCGAGCAATACGTGGGCGACATCTCCGGATGGTTCCGCACCGACATCATGCCGATGCTGGCGGAGACCGAGAAACACGTGCTGAACATCGGCGCGCACCACCACCTCTACGCCCGCGGCCAGACCCGCGAGTGGCCGGTTTACCACATCATCTCCGGCGGCACCGCCTGGGACCAGTACTGGGGCCAATCGACCGAGAGTGATTTCGACGACGTCCAGAAGACCATCGCCCACTGGGCCTGGCAGCTTATGGATTTCGATCTGGCCGCCCGCCGCATGGATGTGACCTGCTACGCCGAGGCGAACGTGAAGCTGCCCGCCGCCACCCGCTGGGACTACAACAGCCGCGTCATCGATTCCTTCCACCGCCAGCTCGGCCTGGCCTTGCCGTCGCAGCCCTCGCTCACCAACACCTTCGCGGGCACCGTCACGCTGCCGCTTTCCCTGCAAAGCACGGCCTTCGCCACCAGCACCGCGGAGACGCTGAACAGCACCTGGTTCCAGGTCGCCACCGATGCCGCTTTCACCAGTCTGAAAGTCGACAAGATCCGCGACTTCGAGAACATGTATGGCGACACCGGCGCGCCGCTCTACGAGCCGGTGAACATCAACGCGGGCCTCAATCTCCTCCAGTTCCCGATCGCCGCGAACTCGCTGCCGAATGGCTCCTACTACACCCGCGTGCGCCACCGCGACAGCAACGCCGCGTGGTCGGCCTGGTCGGCGGCAAAGACCTTCGAGGTCACCGGCAGCGTGGTGGCGGATCCGAAGCTCACGCTCGCGAAGAAGGTCTATCCCTTCGCCGAGGATTTCTCCGTGGTGTATGAGAACGGTCCGGGCAACGCGAAGGATTGGGTGGGCATCTACAAGAAAGGCCAGACCGCCGGCTCATCCACGCCATCCACGACCTGGAAGTATGTCACCGGCAAAAGCGGCACGCTGAACTTCACCACCGACCTCGCCGCGGGCCAGGAATGGTATGCCGCGTTCTTCAGCAACGACAGCTACACCGAGATCGCGCCGCGCGTTCCCTTCTACGTCGGCAGCACGCCGGTGCTCACCACCGACAAGGCCGCCTACGCCCAAGGCGAGACGGTGAACGTCAGCTTCACCAACGCGCCCGGCAGCACCAAGGACTGGATCGGCATCTACAAGGTCGGCCAGACGCCCGGCACCAGCGGGGTGCTCTCCACCGCCTACCAATACACGCCCGCGGCCTCCGGCACGAAGGCCTTCGCGAACCTGGCGAAGGGCTACTACTACGCGGTCTATCTGGTGAACGACGGCTATTTCGAAATCAGCCAGCGCGTGGCCTTCTCCGTGGGCAGCCAGATCTCCGGCGTCTCGATGGCCTCGAACCAGGTGCCCGCCGGACAGGACTTCACCGTGAACTTCACCAACGGTCCCGGCATCCCGAAGGACTACCTCGGCATCTTCAAACAGGGCCAGACACCCGGCGTGGACGTGCTCACCGCCTACCTCTACTTCGACGGCAAGACCAACGGCAGCGCCACCTTCCACCTGCCGAACCTCTCGCCGGGGGACTACTTCGTGGCGATGTATACGAACGATTCCTACACCGAGGTGTCGAACCGCTTCAATTTCACCGTCACCGCGCCCGCGCCGCTGAAAATGGAGCAGTCCAGCATCGAGGGCAACCAGATGCGCCTGCGCTGGAGCTCCCAGCCCGGCAAGAACTACACCGTCCAGCGCAGCCACGACATGAACACCTGGGTGCCGGTGCGCACCGTCGTGCCCTCCGGAGCCTCGCACGAGGAGTTCGTGGACTTCGATCGCTCGGTGAATCCGAACTGCTTCTTCCGCATCCTGCTGCAGGAGTGA